From Rhodovastum atsumiense, a single genomic window includes:
- a CDS encoding HpcH/HpaI aldolase family protein encodes MNPFKRDLGRRQQLGLFSTLASTELVELFSGCGFDWILIDTEHSPNELPNVISQLRALNGTGVSPIVRPAWSDMVLVKRVLDAGARSLLFPYVQSAEEAALAVSYTRYPPQGVRGVSGASRAARYGLDTGYLRGAADDICVLVQIENEAGLRNLEAIAAVEGVDGVFIGPSDLAASLGHLGNAQHPEVQAAIDDAFRRLRAVGKPCGYLTTNEAEAARRVAEGVDFIAVATDTSIITRAASALTQRMRQG; translated from the coding sequence ATGAACCCCTTCAAGCGTGACCTCGGCCGGCGCCAGCAGCTTGGCCTGTTCTCCACCCTCGCCAGCACCGAGCTGGTAGAGCTGTTCTCCGGCTGCGGTTTCGACTGGATCCTGATCGACACCGAGCATTCGCCGAACGAGCTGCCCAACGTGATCTCGCAGTTGCGCGCGCTGAACGGCACCGGGGTCAGCCCGATCGTGCGGCCGGCCTGGTCGGACATGGTGCTGGTCAAGCGCGTGCTCGATGCCGGCGCCCGCTCGCTGCTGTTCCCCTATGTGCAGTCGGCCGAGGAAGCCGCGCTGGCGGTCAGCTACACGCGCTATCCGCCGCAGGGCGTGCGCGGCGTCTCCGGTGCCTCGCGGGCCGCCCGCTACGGGCTCGACACCGGCTATCTCCGCGGCGCCGCCGACGACATCTGCGTGCTGGTGCAGATCGAAAACGAAGCCGGCCTGCGCAACCTGGAAGCCATCGCCGCGGTCGAAGGCGTGGACGGTGTCTTCATTGGCCCCTCCGACCTCGCCGCCTCGCTGGGCCATCTCGGCAACGCCCAGCATCCGGAGGTGCAGGCCGCGATCGACGACGCCTTCCGCCGCCTGCGCGCGGTCGGCAAGCCTTGCGGCTACCTGACCACCAACGAGGCCGAGGCGGCGCGCCGCGTCGCCGAGGGTGTCGACTTCATCGCGGTGGCCACCGACACCTCGATCATCACCCGCGCCGCCTCGGCGCTGACCCAGCGGATGCGGCAGGGCTGA
- a CDS encoding IclR family transcriptional regulator yields the protein MVENGKNLVQSAAKVFAVLRAFDPTLPELTISEVAARAGLDRGTAFRLIHTLVSLGYLCAVPTSKRFRLTLKCLELGYLALASQDLPAHAAPLLRECVPALADAGSLAILDGPDVVYLERVQSGQMRQDIDRRPGRRIPVYAAAIGQVQLAYLPQPRQVALLESVERVKLSERTLTDLDALLARLRDIRARGYAVSDGENAYGLRTVAAPVLDATGSPIAGISFTIDAARAPLAEFVAAALPAAQRIAGELSTAVRLSAGAISVGATS from the coding sequence ATGGTTGAGAACGGCAAGAATCTGGTGCAGTCGGCAGCGAAGGTGTTCGCCGTGCTGCGCGCCTTCGACCCGACACTGCCGGAACTGACCATCAGCGAGGTGGCCGCGCGTGCCGGGCTCGACCGCGGCACCGCGTTCCGGCTGATCCACACCCTGGTTTCGCTCGGCTATCTCTGTGCCGTGCCCACCAGCAAGCGGTTCAGGCTCACCCTGAAATGCCTGGAACTCGGCTATCTGGCGCTGGCCTCGCAGGATCTTCCCGCGCATGCGGCACCGCTGCTGCGCGAATGCGTGCCCGCCCTCGCCGATGCCGGCTCGCTCGCGATCCTCGACGGCCCCGACGTCGTCTATCTCGAACGCGTGCAATCAGGGCAGATGCGCCAGGACATCGACCGCCGCCCCGGACGGCGCATCCCCGTCTATGCCGCGGCGATCGGTCAGGTCCAGCTCGCCTACCTGCCGCAGCCGCGCCAGGTCGCGCTGCTGGAAAGCGTCGAGCGGGTCAAGCTGTCGGAGCGCACCCTCACCGATCTCGACGCGCTGCTGGCACGGCTGCGCGACATCCGTGCCCGGGGCTACGCCGTCTCCGATGGCGAGAACGCCTATGGGCTGCGTACCGTCGCCGCCCCGGTGCTCGATGCCACCGGCTCGCCGATCGCGGGCATCAGCTTCACCATCGACGCGGCGCGGGCGCCGCTCGCCGAATTCGTCGCCGCCGCCCTGCCGGCGGCGCAGCGCATCGCCGGCGAGCTCAGCACCGCCGTGCGGCTTTCAGCCGGCGCGATCTCCGTCGGCGCCACCTCGTGA
- a CDS encoding DJ-1/PfpI family protein, translating to MILMLVGDFAEDYETMVPFQALQMVGLTVHAVCPGKQAGDHIATAIHDFEGHQTYTEKPGHRFTLNAGFDTVSADQYDGLVIPGGRAPEYLRLDPRVLSLIRAFAEANKPIAAVCHGPQLLAAAGVIGGRTVSAYPACAPEVALAGGRYAEIAIDGAVADGNLITAPAWPAHPAWLARFIAALGVRISLG from the coding sequence ATGATCCTGATGCTCGTCGGCGATTTCGCCGAGGATTACGAGACCATGGTACCGTTCCAGGCGCTGCAGATGGTCGGGCTGACCGTGCATGCCGTCTGCCCCGGCAAGCAGGCGGGCGACCACATCGCCACCGCCATTCATGATTTCGAAGGTCACCAGACCTACACCGAGAAGCCCGGCCATCGCTTCACGCTGAATGCCGGTTTCGACACCGTCTCCGCCGACCAGTATGACGGGCTGGTGATCCCGGGTGGCCGGGCGCCGGAATATCTGCGCCTCGACCCGCGCGTGCTGTCGCTGATCCGTGCCTTCGCCGAGGCCAACAAGCCGATCGCCGCGGTCTGCCATGGCCCGCAGTTGCTGGCGGCGGCCGGGGTGATCGGCGGCCGCACGGTCTCGGCCTATCCGGCCTGCGCGCCGGAAGTTGCGCTGGCCGGCGGCCGCTACGCCGAGATCGCGATCGACGGGGCGGTGGCGGATGGCAACCTGATCACCGCCCCGGCCTGGCCCGCCCATCCGGCCTGGCTGGCCCGGTTCATCGCCGCGCTGGGCGTGCGCATCAGCCTCGGCTGA